The proteins below come from a single Papaver somniferum cultivar HN1 chromosome 11, ASM357369v1, whole genome shotgun sequence genomic window:
- the LOC113324003 gene encoding dehydration-responsive element-binding protein 1A-like — MNLEQYYSSEYSLNSPSSSSGTDRRLGSYSSFESNQGSSFLSSPTQLVSHKKRAGRKKFKETRHPIYRGVRERKNDKWVCEVREPGNSKSRIWLGTHDTPEMAARAYDVAALALRGESTPLNFEDSLWRLPRAKSSSAKDIQSAIAESYQALLSTESQPSSMTGNSSQSSTFQFSRRVENNVEEIQESSSRGTFLDEEALFNMPSLMASMAQGMLLDPPQEGYFFDDVECSVDYGSLWSD, encoded by the coding sequence ATGAACTTAGAACAGTACTACTCTTCTGAGTATTCGCTTAACTCTCCTTCTTCTTCGTCGGGTACGGACCGAAGATTAGGTTCATACAGCAGCTTCGAATCAAACCAGGGTTCCTCATTCTTGTCGTCGCCAACTCAATTGGTGTCACATAAGAAAAGGGCAGGCAGAAAGAAGTTTAAGGAAACCAGACACCCAATTTATAGAGGAGTGAGAGAAAGGAAAAATGATAAGTGGGTTTGTGAAGTTAGAGAACCAGGTAACAGCAAATCAAGAATTTGGCTCGGAACGCATGATACTCCTGAAATGGCAGCCAGAGCTTACGACGTTGCTGCATTAGCTCTTAGAGGTGAATCGACTCCATTGAATTTTGAAGATTCATTGTGGCGCTTACCGCGCGCTAAGTCATCGTCTGCCAAAGACATTCAATCTGCTATTGCTGAATCTTATCAAGCTTTACTGTCTACTGAGTCACAACCGTCATCCATGACGGGAAATTCGTCACAATCTTCTACTTTCCAATTTTCCAGGCGGGTCGAAAATAATGTTGAAGAAATTCAAGAAAGTTCTTCGAGAGGGACGTTTTTGGATGAAGAAGCGTTGTTTAATATGCCGTCACTAATGGCCAGCATGGCGCAAGGAATGCTACTTGATCCACCACAGGAAGGTTACTTTTTCGACGACGTGGAATGCAGCGTGGACTACGGCAGTTTGTGGAGTGACTAA